GGTCGGCTGGGAAGACTGGGAGGAGGCGGACATCGTGCTTGCCGGCGTGTCGCGTTCGTCCAAGACGCCAACCAGTATCTATCTCGCCAACCGCGGGTACAAAGTCGCCAATATTCCGCTCGTGATCGAAAGTCCGCCACCGCCCGCGCTGTTCGCGTTGCGCCGCCCGCTTGTCGTGGGGCTGACCACCGCGCCCGAGCGGCTGGTGCAGATCCGGCGCAACCGGCTTCTCAGCCTCAACGAAGGGACCGAGACATCCTATGTCGACAACGAGCGTGTGCGCGAGGAAGTGCAGTTCGCCCGGCGCATGTTCGCCGACAACGGCTGGCCGGTGATCGATGTGACGCGCCGCTCGATCGAGGAAACCGCTGCGGCCGTGATCCGCCTGCACTCCGAACGCGGCGATTCGCGCGACGAGGGACAGGCGGGATTGTCGGGCGGCAAGCCGATATGATCGTGCTCGCATCGAAAAGCGCCTCGCGCGCGGCCATGCTCGCGGCGGCCGGGGTCCGGTTCGACGCCCGGCCGGCGGCGATCGACGAACGCGCGCTCGAAGCCGGGATGAAGGACGCGCGGCCGGAGCAGATCGCGCTGGCCCTGGCCGAAGCCAAGGCGCTGGCGCTCGATGCGCCCGAAACGGTCGTCCTCGGCAGCGACTCGCTGGTGGTGGTCGATGGCCGGCGCTTCGACAAGCCGGCCTCGCGAGACGAAGCCGCCGAACACCTGCAATTCTTTTCGGGACGCGCGATGCAGCTCCATTCGGCCGCCGCGATTGCGCGCGGCGGAGAGATCGC
The sequence above is a segment of the Pelagerythrobacter marensis genome. Coding sequences within it:
- a CDS encoding Maf family protein, whose product is MIVLASKSASRAAMLAAAGVRFDARPAAIDERALEAGMKDARPEQIALALAEAKALALDAPETVVLGSDSLVVVDGRRFDKPASRDEAAEHLQFFSGRAMQLHSAAAIARGGEIAWRHTAMATLHVRTLSSPFIESYLDAEWPAVGHCVGVFRIEAMGVQLFERIDGDHFTVLGMPLLAVLGALRDLGELPV
- a CDS encoding pyruvate, water dikinase regulatory protein, which produces MTRLHLHLVSDSTGETLEMVAKAALAQFDDAEIVRHFWPMVRSRQHLSRILPDLADNPGLVLFTLVNPETRATLEEHCRQAGLPAVPALDAVTEALETQLGQAAHGRPGRQHAMDDAYFRRVDAIHFTIAHDDGVGWEDWEEADIVLAGVSRSSKTPTSIYLANRGYKVANIPLVIESPPPPALFALRRPLVVGLTTAPERLVQIRRNRLLSLNEGTETSYVDNERVREEVQFARRMFADNGWPVIDVTRRSIEETAAAVIRLHSERGDSRDEGQAGLSGGKPI